A window from Vigna angularis cultivar LongXiaoDou No.4 chromosome 7, ASM1680809v1, whole genome shotgun sequence encodes these proteins:
- the LOC108336977 gene encoding two-component response regulator ARR12, with amino-acid sequence MDDFRNEFHKGLHVLAVDDDSTCLKILETMLQKHKYHVTATKNAQTALNLLRGNKNGFDLVISDVQMPDMDGFKLLELVGLEMDLPVIMMSVDDDFKMVMKGIKHGACDYLLKPVRLKDVKNIWQHVARRRKMGSKEQNRSSNQEKANTDSNERGSVATGNSDQNVKSSRKRRDEDDYDNEDQENDHDNEDSSCHKKARVVWNAELHHKFVSAVNQLGFEKAVPKKILDLMNVEKLTRENVASHLQAFL; translated from the exons ATGGATGATTTCAGAAATGAGTTTCACAAAGGATTGCATGTTCTTGCTGTTGACGATGACTCAACCTGTCTCAAGATTCTGGAGACTATGCTACAAAAGCACAAATACCATG TAACAGCCACTAAAAATGCACAAACGGCATTGAATCTGTTGAGAGGAAACAAAAACGGGTTTGACCTTGTTATCAGCGACGTGCAAATGCCAGACATGGATGGATTTAAGTTGCTTGAGCTTGTGGGGCTTGAGATGGACCTACCTGTCATAA TGATGTCGGTAGATGATGATTTTAAGATGGTGATGAAGGGAATTAAACATGGAGCTTGTGATTATCTTCTGAAACCTGTGAGACTTAAGGATGTAAAGAATATTTGGCAGCATGTTGCCAGAAGGAGGAAGATGGGTTCAAAGGAGCAGAATAGAAGCAGTAACCAAGAGAAAGCTAATACTGACAGCAATGAAAGAGGTTCAGTAGCAACAGGAAATTCAGATCAAAATGTAAAGTCTTCCCGAAAGAGGAGGGATGAGGATGACTATGATAATGAGGACCAAGAGAATGACCATGACAATGAGGACTCATCATGTCATAAGAAAGCTCGAGTTGTTTGGAATGCAGAACTGCACCACAAGTTTGTTTCTGCTGTCAATCAATTAGGCTTTGAAA AAGCTGTACCTAAAAAGATTCTTGACTTGATGAATGTTGAAAAGCTTACAAGGGAGAATGTGGCCAGCCACCTTCAGGCATTTTTGTGA
- the LOC128197927 gene encoding uncharacterized protein LOC128197927: MVAALGTTDPSFLRIGSLSGVGHLQSLTGSQQFHNSTFRPFGPGGMAGRLNTSVGVNVHETLQLGHAQNFHKSMHDPFKFQPAITGGNQNNGIQGVPLSTALDQFQHNKGVGIAVSPIQSISPFIDVQPKFSVPNKLPDLIPTSTVGCSASPVLDVSNNALVLKADSENTQGGGVLFGQPSLASQNSQFSLPLLDHGRCSDIWSNTVQSSGTNSYPAGETFRVRNLSGASSITSLSNPSHYSLQGVLIPNNSGQITNSVVPFQGWDDNNDDSTFPSNIFCNSMDSLMDTDGNTSFNSIYNRNTEFSFFDPLLMKPDGVTGLSEENTLKQQQGYIMNHTKSQSNSAANNLGSVEEFVSSMMKQKQDNVKLLEGYLCDNNLSDGTSI; encoded by the exons ATGGTTGCAGCATTAGGCACTACAGATCCATCCTTTCTGAGAATAGGTTCTCTGAGTGGTGTTGGACATTTGCAGTCATTGACTGGTTCTCAACAGTTTCATAACAGTACTTTCAGACCCTTTGGACCTGGTGGAATGGCTGGTAGATTGAACACTTCTGTTGGTGTGAATGTGCATGAAACTCTTCAGTTGGGTCATGCACAAAATTTTCACAAATCTATGCATGATCCATTCAAGTTTCAACCTGCTATAACTGGTGGCAATCAGAATAATGGTATTCAGGGAGTGCCATTGTCCACTGCTCTTGATCAATTTCAACATAATAAGGGTGTTGGTATTGCTGTTAGTCCGATTCAAAGCATTTCCCCTTTTATTGATGTTCAACCAAAATTTTCAGTGCCAAATAAACTCCCAGATCTGATACCAACATCAACAGTAGGTTGCTCAGCCTCTCCTGTTTTGGACGTATCAAACAATGCTTTGGTATTGAAAGCTGATAGTGAAAACACACAAGGGGGTGGAGTGTTGTTTGGTCAACCTTCATTAGCCTCTCAGAATTCTCAATTCTCACTCCCTTTGCTGGATCATGGTAGGTGCAGTGATATTTGGTCAAATACTGTTCAGTCATCAGGGACAAATTCTTACCCTGCAGGTGAAACTTTTCGAGTGAGGAATCTGAGTGGTGCTTCATCCATTACTTCACTGTCTAATCCATCCCATTATTCACTACAAGGAGTTCTTATTCCAAATAATTCTGGACAAATTACCAATAGTGTGGTGCCATTTCAAGGGTGGGATGACAACAATGATGATAGTACTTTcccttcaaatattttttgtaactCAATGGACTCTCTGATGGATACTGATGGCAACACTTCTTTCAACTCAATCTACAACAGAAACACAGAATTCAGTTTCTTTGATCCCTTACTGATGAAACCTGATGGAGTTACGGGATTGAGTGAAGAAAACACATTGAAACAACAACAGGGATACATCATGAACCATACCAAGTCTCAAAGCAATAGTGCCGCTAATAATCTTGGTTCCGTGGAAGAATTTGTCAGTTCAATGATGAAACAG AAACAAGACAATGTGAAATTATTGGAAGGATACTTATGCGACAACAATCTCTCTGACGGGACATCCATTTGA
- the LOC108336980 gene encoding brassinosteroid-related acyltransferase 1: MAATQANDPRSIVSISKVVSVNPKLVQPQRVLPLSNLDRQCPHLMHLVFFYNNLPHQRLKDLSLNSVFCSLKSGLEDTLALWYPAAGRLWPNQSDSKLNLWCNNHGAVLAEAETSAKISQLGNLSEYNEFFEKLVYKPAFDGNFSNMPLIVAQVTKFGCGGYSIGIGTSHSLFDGPATYEFLRAWASNSEIVKGRSRSDEVPKPVHERGMLLSGTLEAARETGNFPSDTSSNSKEERAMAVDHLYNLIMQTACAQKGFPLQIGTASNSKKCVLKTYHVSGAMTENLKRKHFPMQRGSFPFSTFEVLAAHLWKARSKALGVKKEKQVCLQFAVDIRNKTRPPLPKCFSGNAYVLASIMMPMGELENASHESIIEKIREAKNKVNHDYVRSYVEALEGAEQGSSLPPLKELTLVSDWTRMPFHNIQFFHGKPTYASPLATPIPQVAYFMQSPTDNNAVDVRIGLEAEHISAFNHCFLTMAS; the protein is encoded by the exons ATGGCTGCAACTCAGGCTAATGATCCTAGAAGCATAGTTTCTATTTCAAAGGTTGTGTCTGTGAATCCAAAACTCGTGCAACCTCAGAGGGTTTTGCCTCTTTCAAATTTGGACAGGCAGTGTCCACACCTCATGCACTTGGTGTTCTTCTACAATAACCTGCCTCACCAGAGGTTGAAGGACTTGTCCCTCAATTCAGTGTTCTGCAGCTTGAAATCTGGCTTGGAAGATACCTTGGCTCTGTGGTATCCTGCTGCAGGTAGGCTTTGGCCGAATCAAAGTGATAGCAAGCTCAACCTGTGGTGCAACAACCATGGTGCAGTTCTTGCAGAGGCTGAAACCTCTGCTAAAATCTCACAACTTGGAAACCTCTCTGAGTACAATGAATTCTTTGAGAAGCTGGTTTATAAGCCAGCTTTTGATGGGAATTTCTCAAATATGCCGCTGATTGTTGCTCAG GTCACTAAATTTGGTTGTGGAGGGTATTCAATTGGTATTGGAACAAGCCACTCTTTGTTCGATGGGCCAGCAACCTATGAATTCTTGCGTGCATGGGCTTCAAATTCGGAAATTGTGAAAGGAAGAAGCAGATCTGATGAGGTTCCAAAGCCAGTGCATGAGAGAGGCATGCTTCTGAGCGGTACTCTTGAAGCAGCAAGAGAGACTGGAAATTTTCCTTCAGACACAAGTTCAAATTCTAAAGAAGAAAGGGCCATGGCAGTAGATCACTTATATAATCTTATAATGCAAACAGCTTGTGCACAAAAGGGTTTTCCTCTGCAAATTGGAACAGCCTCGAATTCAAAGAAGTGTGTTCTTAAAACGTATCATGTTTCAGGTGCAATGACAGAAAACTTGAAAAGGAAACACTTCCCCATGCAAAGAGGTTCATTTCCTTTCTCAACCTTTGAGGTTCTTGCAGCTCACCTTTGGAAG GCAAGGAGCAAAGCATTAGGggtgaaaaaggaaaaacaagtATGCCTCCAATTTGCAGTGGACATAAGGAACAAGACGAGACCACCATTGCCAAAGTGTTTCAGTGGAAATGCATATGTTCTTGCATCGATCATGATGCCAATGGGAGAACTGGAAAATGCAAGCCATGAAAGCATCATTGAGAAAATAAGAGAGGCGAAGAACAAAGTGAACCACGATTACGTGAGAAGCTACGTTGAAGCATTAGAAGGAGCAGAACAAGGTTCTTCTCTTCCTCCACTTAAGGAGCTCACTCTGGTTTCTGATTGGACAAGAATGCCTTTTCACAACATTCAGTTCTTCCATGGAAAACCAACCTATGCATCCCCTCTTGCCACTCCTATCCCACAGGTCGCTTACTTCATGCAAAGCCCTACTGACAACAATGCCGTCGACGTCAGAATTGGCTTGGAAGCTGAACATATAAGTGCTTTTAATCACTGCTTTCTAACCATGGCCTCCTGA